The following are encoded in a window of Pseudoalteromonas sp. MM1 genomic DNA:
- a CDS encoding DUF5020 family protein: MKIKKIKKLVLVTAIAVCSTGVSAKELWSDFSITAMTGDDYLNPFTEEKDNRSVVTIEHASGHTWGSTFFFMDRLSNPDEVYGELNINPTLYKPQDGFVKAVFLGLQTEYGSGDTDQNNYLLGGGVSLDVPGFQYFNVAYYRRFQDDIGIEREDNNQITVTWGYNNGNFRYDGFLDITDSTNTMFGKSESGFNFTSQLKYNVAPMLGLDTGRLDVGIEYVYWKNKFGVDGQTEHNPNLMVKWHF; the protein is encoded by the coding sequence ATGAAAATCAAAAAAATCAAAAAGTTAGTTTTAGTAACCGCAATTGCTGTTTGTTCAACTGGGGTGTCGGCAAAAGAGCTTTGGTCAGATTTTAGTATCACTGCTATGACCGGAGATGACTATTTAAATCCGTTCACCGAGGAAAAAGATAACAGAAGTGTAGTAACCATTGAGCATGCATCGGGCCATACCTGGGGAAGCACGTTCTTTTTTATGGATAGATTAAGTAACCCCGATGAAGTGTACGGAGAGCTAAACATAAACCCAACGCTTTACAAACCACAAGACGGCTTTGTTAAAGCGGTGTTTTTAGGGCTGCAAACAGAATACGGCTCAGGTGATACCGATCAAAATAACTATTTATTAGGTGGTGGCGTATCGTTAGATGTACCTGGTTTTCAATACTTTAACGTGGCTTATTACCGCCGTTTTCAGGATGATATTGGTATAGAGCGTGAAGATAACAACCAAATAACCGTAACGTGGGGCTATAACAACGGCAACTTTAGATATGATGGCTTTTTAGACATTACAGACAGCACCAATACGATGTTTGGTAAAAGTGAAAGCGGCTTTAACTTTACCTCGCAGCTAAAATACAACGTTGCCCCAATGCTTGGCTTAGACACAGGGCGCTTAGATGTAGGCATTGAGTACGTATATTGGAAAAATAAGTTTGGTGTAGATGGTCAAACAGAGCACAACCCAAACCTAATGGTTAAATGGCACTTTTAA
- a CDS encoding DUF4019 domain-containing protein yields the protein MMKPLILILCLFISGSVWAKTTKNMPVAINWLQLIDAGKYTKSWQQADALFKSQLSKANWKSALSTVRAPLGKVATREQISANEYTSLPGAPQGKYLIVQFKTQFSARLAVETLTLSKSSGQWRAVGYFIK from the coding sequence ATGATGAAACCCCTCATTTTAATTTTATGCTTGTTTATAAGCGGCTCTGTGTGGGCCAAAACCACTAAAAATATGCCCGTAGCAATAAACTGGTTACAGTTAATTGATGCGGGTAAATATACAAAAAGTTGGCAACAAGCCGATGCGCTATTTAAATCGCAACTAAGTAAAGCTAACTGGAAAAGTGCATTAAGCACAGTGCGTGCACCGCTAGGTAAAGTGGCTACAAGAGAACAAATAAGCGCTAATGAATACACATCTTTACCTGGTGCCCCGCAAGGAAAATACCTTATTGTGCAATTTAAAACGCAATTTTCAGCAAGGCTTGCGGTCGAAACCCTTACATTAAGTAAAAGCAGTGGCCAATGGCGTGCGGTTGGCTATTTTATTAAATAG
- a CDS encoding LysR family transcriptional regulator: MSYFVQLRTFVEVYRCRNISRAAKNLGLSQPAATAHIQTMESVVGKSLFERRHRGVEPSNAAHDLAGQVANHLDAIEQKVASVRTRSSDVSGTITLAGPAEYISYVASAQLANLLQAGNVDVVVLPGNREQIYSALDTGVADMAITASLPDNKIYDFEVLDSEELVLVAHRLLAQSLKGQTITPALLNTLPVVSYDSQLPLIRQYFDTVFKQSCTSKIIARCPDIRALAGIVRTGVGYTVLPDYLCHDDIQSGRLIKLGPQGPENNLYLAWRKGALAHPRLNYARDVLMAFSNINKYAK; the protein is encoded by the coding sequence ATGTCTTACTTTGTTCAACTACGCACCTTTGTTGAAGTTTACCGTTGTAGAAATATTTCTCGAGCAGCTAAAAACTTAGGGTTATCACAACCTGCAGCCACCGCACATATACAAACTATGGAGTCGGTGGTAGGTAAGTCTTTGTTTGAGCGGCGTCACCGAGGCGTAGAACCAAGTAATGCCGCCCACGATTTAGCAGGCCAAGTGGCAAATCATCTTGATGCTATAGAGCAAAAGGTCGCCTCTGTACGCACCCGTTCAAGCGATGTGAGCGGTACAATTACACTAGCAGGGCCTGCTGAATACATAAGCTATGTGGCTTCTGCACAATTGGCTAACTTATTACAAGCAGGTAATGTTGATGTAGTAGTACTGCCTGGCAATCGTGAGCAAATTTATTCAGCGCTCGACACCGGTGTTGCCGATATGGCTATTACGGCCTCCTTGCCCGATAACAAAATTTACGACTTTGAAGTGCTCGACAGCGAAGAGCTAGTACTAGTAGCACACCGTTTATTAGCACAAAGCTTAAAGGGGCAAACCATTACGCCAGCACTGTTAAATACGCTGCCAGTGGTCAGTTACGACAGTCAATTACCGCTTATACGCCAGTATTTTGATACCGTATTTAAGCAAAGCTGTACGTCAAAAATAATTGCACGCTGCCCCGATATACGCGCCTTAGCTGGTATTGTTAGAACAGGCGTTGGTTATACCGTGCTGCCAGATTATTTATGTCACGACGATATTCAATCAGGAAGGTTAATTAAGCTTGGCCCTCAAGGCCCTGAAAACAATTTATATTTGGCGTGGCGTAAAGGCGCTTTAGCTCACCCTAGGCTTAACTATGCACGTGATGTGCTTATGGCTTTTTCTAATATAAATAAATACGCAAAATAG
- a CDS encoding iron-containing alcohol dehydrogenase: protein MLNFAFKNRTEILFGKDQINEIASRVPSEGKVMFLYGGGSIKKNGVYDDVVNALKGVDFVEFSGVEPNPTYETLSKAVELVKEQNVSFILAVGGGSVIDGAKYVAAAAKYEGDGWDILVNGAEVKSALPIGAVLTLPATGSESNGNSVVTRKETQQKRAFGTPIVQPQFAVLDPQYTFSLPTRQISNGVVDAFVHVIEQYLTYPVNAPLQDRFAEGILSTLIEQGPKALENPEDYDVRANVMWSATMALNGLIGQGVPQDWSTHMIGHELTALYNLDHAVTLAIVLPPLMFVQQEQKRAKIIQLGERVFGLNMEDKNELVDATIKHTQDFFEQMGIKTKLGDYDLGEEAVEAVGNNLERNGMTALGEHGDIDVAKAKKILSLAL from the coding sequence ATGTTAAATTTTGCATTTAAAAACCGCACCGAGATTTTATTCGGCAAAGATCAAATTAACGAGATCGCAAGCCGCGTACCTAGCGAAGGCAAGGTCATGTTTTTATACGGTGGTGGTTCTATCAAAAAGAACGGCGTATATGACGATGTAGTAAATGCACTTAAAGGTGTAGATTTTGTTGAGTTTTCGGGAGTTGAGCCAAACCCAACATACGAAACACTTTCTAAGGCAGTTGAACTTGTAAAAGAGCAAAACGTTAGCTTTATATTAGCTGTTGGCGGCGGTAGTGTTATCGACGGCGCTAAATACGTAGCGGCAGCAGCAAAATACGAAGGCGATGGCTGGGACATTTTAGTAAATGGCGCAGAAGTAAAAAGCGCACTGCCTATTGGTGCGGTATTAACGCTACCGGCAACAGGCTCGGAAAGTAACGGTAACTCTGTTGTTACCCGTAAAGAAACCCAGCAAAAACGTGCCTTTGGTACACCAATAGTGCAACCTCAGTTTGCAGTGTTAGACCCACAGTACACATTCTCGCTTCCTACTCGCCAAATTTCTAATGGTGTAGTTGATGCGTTTGTACACGTTATTGAGCAATACCTAACGTACCCAGTAAATGCCCCACTGCAAGACCGTTTTGCAGAAGGCATTTTATCAACGCTAATTGAGCAAGGCCCTAAAGCCCTAGAAAACCCAGAAGATTACGATGTTCGTGCAAACGTAATGTGGTCGGCAACGATGGCGTTAAATGGTTTAATTGGCCAAGGTGTTCCACAAGATTGGTCTACGCATATGATAGGCCATGAGCTAACAGCGCTTTATAACCTAGACCACGCTGTAACGCTTGCTATTGTATTACCGCCATTGATGTTTGTTCAGCAAGAGCAAAAACGCGCTAAAATTATTCAGTTAGGTGAGCGTGTATTTGGCCTAAATATGGAAGATAAAAACGAGCTTGTTGATGCAACCATTAAACATACTCAAGACTTTTTTGAGCAAATGGGCATTAAAACAAAACTTGGCGATTACGACCTAGGTGAAGAAGCCGTTGAAGCAGTTGGCAATAACCTTGAGCGTAACGGCATGACAGCCCTTGGCGAACATGGCGATATTGACGTTGCTAAAGCGAAGAAAATTTTAAGCCTAGCGCTTTAA
- a CDS encoding RDD family protein, with protein MDTPIDFSTYTLDELYSSAKVIDRERFPERAKEIDELIKTREAQEPAQNSDLKIAGEKASRGDRLVAAIIDGLIGIAVFIPVIMYIGFESLSQPNLSLTAFLWGFGVFSILVLHGYLMYHRGQTIGKYCMSIRIENLDGTQASFTTIYFKRMLPMQLLSLVPSVGQFIAGFVNPAFILGKDKRCLHDHIAGTKVSNI; from the coding sequence ATGGACACCCCAATAGACTTTTCTACCTACACATTAGATGAACTTTATTCTAGCGCAAAAGTCATTGACCGAGAACGTTTTCCTGAGCGCGCAAAAGAAATAGACGAGCTTATAAAAACCCGAGAAGCGCAAGAGCCCGCACAAAATAGTGACCTAAAAATAGCGGGGGAAAAAGCATCACGCGGGGACAGGCTTGTTGCTGCTATTATTGACGGCCTAATAGGTATAGCGGTTTTTATACCTGTAATAATGTATATCGGTTTTGAAAGTTTAAGCCAACCAAATCTGAGTTTAACGGCATTTTTATGGGGCTTCGGTGTGTTTTCTATATTAGTACTTCATGGTTACCTTATGTATCACCGCGGACAAACTATTGGTAAATACTGTATGTCTATTCGTATAGAAAACCTAGACGGCACACAAGCAAGTTTTACAACTATTTACTTTAAACGCATGTTACCTATGCAGCTGCTATCACTAGTCCCTTCGGTAGGTCAGTTTATTGCTGGATTTGTAAACCCTGCATTTATATTAGGAAAAGATAAACGCTGTTTACACGATCATATAGCGGGAACAAAAGTGAGTAATATTTAG